A genomic region of Lytechinus pictus isolate F3 Inbred chromosome 2, Lp3.0, whole genome shotgun sequence contains the following coding sequences:
- the LOC129255062 gene encoding LIM/homeobox protein Lhx5-like, translating to MKQLSALGARRHHFFRNPRRMRPLRGPFDVENNPDMMGSPPFGYDADGNPDYYGPAGYFDYFHPGHPNGPPSSEAPVQPTDMNPYMQHPPVSQGNHPMDHHIPVSQTSLGGGIPSDGGEYLSGKDINTSPEPMQHLPPVSANGDMFHPHPHHPHPMGERFGPPRGGAHPPHVNGFRGVPPPHQELVEGVW from the exons ATGAAGCAGCTGAGTGCGTTAGGGGCCAGACGACATCATTTCTTTAGGAATCCAAGGCGCATGCGCCCTTTACGTGGTCCATTTGATGTAGAGAATAATCCAGATATGATGGGAAGTCCTCCATTTGGATACGATGCAG ATGGTAATCCTGATTACTATGGACCAGCTGGTTACTTTGATTACTTCCATCCTGGTCATCCAAATGGTCCACCTTCATCAGAAGCACCAGTTCAACCAACCGATATGAATCCTTATATGCAGCACCCACCAGTATCACAAGGCAATCATCCTATGGATCATCATATCCCAGTATCTCAAACAAGTCTTGGTGGAGGAATACCTTCTGATGGGGGTGAATATCTCTCTGGTAAAGATATTAATACCAGTCCAGAGCCTATGCAGCATTTACCGCCCGTCTCAGCCAATGGAGACATGTTCCACCCTCACCCACATCATCCTCATCCTATGGGAGAAAGATTTGGTCCACCGAGAGGGGGCGCTCATCCACCTCATGTGAACGGTTTCCGTGGTGTACCTCCTCCTCATCAAGAGCTTGTGGAAGGAGTGTGGTGA